The genomic interval TTACTCTTCCAATTCTTTTAAGGACACTAATCTCATTCAGAGAGTCTCATGGTCTCAGTTTAGCCTAATTATCTCCCAAAGACCCATCTTCAAATATCACAGTGGGGATTGGTGCAACAAATGAATTGAGAGCATAAATGTATATTcaccaacaaaaataataagaatatttaTCCATATGCAGTACTGTGTTGGCATATAATGAATTCTTAATAATGTTTGATGAATTCTGTATCTAAAATTAGTAGTTTTCCTGCTTATAAGTCAACCATACAGTGAGTTCATAGGGAAAGAGATTCTGGTGGGAACAGTAAAAGTACTGTCCAGTACCTCAGAGAaatcttgtttgttgttttgaaacagtctcactctgcagcccaggctagtgTTAAACTAAATAGTAATCTCCaggcttctgccttccaagtgctacaACTACatgcatgagccaccatgtctggatAGAAAGTAATCCTTCTTGATGGCCTCAGCCAAATTCCAATAAAAGGAGTCACTTCAGGAGTCTTTCTCTAAAAGCTAAAGAACCTTTACAAGAACCTATATCTCCTATAAGCTTTTAAAGAAACACCCCAGTACAGGACTATGTTTTAGTTAAtaatagtataaataaataataaacaaataatccTCTTCCATGCctctcctggaaaaaaaaaaacaaacctattcTGTATGTTAAAGGGGTTCCTTAGTGGCCTAACCTAGTCTCACAGGTACAGTGTGCACCAGGAGACTGTGACATCAGCATGCAGGATAATCTTAGTCACTAGTTAAATATGATCAAAGATGGTGTCAGTCTCAGAGTATAATTGGAAAAAACAATTCTGTTGCAGAggtagattttatatatatatatatatatatatatatatatatatatatatatatagagagagagagagagagagagagagagagagcgcaggaGAGCAGATAATGACTAAATTAGACATGGCAGGTTATGGTAGCACACACCAGTAATCTCAGCTattccagaagctgaggcagtaggatcatTAGTCAGAGGCCAGCCTACATTATGTAGTAAGTTCCAGTACTAGTTGGGTAAATTACTGAGTGCATAGCTCAAGAAAAACATAAGGGACTAGGAATATAGTTCAATGGTAAATAACTTGCCTAGAGCATGTATGTGCCCAAGTTTCAACCCCCAGTGAGgcaaaaaatacatacatacatacatacatacatacatacatactacatacatacatatagacatgaCCTATTCTACAGTCCTAACACAACTTGAGTTCCACAGGATCCCACAATAAAGATGGAGAATAAACAGTTCCTTTCTCAAATCAGTGCCCTCAGTCCAAGCTCATATACTCCATGAAGTAGAGACTGATGTGCCCCGTGGTTAATAGACTATTTTAAGGACCTTCACATGCCAGGATTGGAAGGCTGGAGATGGCGGGGTGATCGATGCTAGAAGACAGAGCGGGTGTGGTGATTCCATGATCTTTCCACATTTCCATATGATAATGCCACCTGACCTTACAAGgtcccctctcttctctggatttaGGGGAGATGAAGCCTCAAGACTGCTGTGATGCTGTTAGGTCTGCAGGCATCTCATACTGACCTGGGCACTGTGGTTTGGTACTCCAGAGTTACTTAGGTTTCTGTAAGAGGATTCAGTGTTGTGTGGCACCACTAAACCCAAGGTTTTCTGAAATGTAATCTACTGTATAAATGAGTAATGTGTGTAGTGTTTACAGACcatttaaagtaaaacaaaccaaCACAGAAGAGGTCCACGTGGAAACATGCTGATATCTGACATCCCTGTCTATGGAAAGTGACGGTGGAAGCTATATTAGTCTAAGTAAGAGAGTCAGAGTCAATCTCAAAACAGAGCCTCCCCTATCCTATTTTTCTGTCTTGAAACAACTGAGAGGTTCAATGTGCTCTTCTTTATAGAGGTCTCTGCAAACAGCAAGACTGGAGTAAGGCAAAAAGGAAATCCCATTCAACACAATTCAGTAGCTGGTATTGGTTAAAACTTCTAGAGTCTGGAACCAGACTGTATTTTAGGTATGTTTAAGTTTAGTACCATTTTGGAAAAACTTTCCTGGTGTAACGCAATCTCATGTGCACAAGGAGGCATAATTATATAGAAACTCTTCTTAAAGAAGAGTTTCTAAGAAGAGTTTCTATGTAATTTCATGTCACTTCTTCCATGAAGATGGGTTCTAAAGACAAGCTACATATGTTAAAGGACTAGGAGAGGAGCTGGTGTGGTCTCGGCCAAAGAGTTAGCACAGAAGTTATGTAGGTTATTAGCTACCTCTGGTCCTGCCTGTGGAAACTTGGAGGAGCCTCTGGCCATATAGACATTACAGAGTTCATCTAGACTTTTAGCCAACTCTGGTCCAAATTGTGGGAGCTTGGAAGTAGCCAGATATGGCCTGGCCCTACAGATAGCCCAGGGGTTATCTAGGCCATTAGTCACTTCCATCCCAAGTCCTCTAGGCAGGAAATAGGTTATATATCTTTTTTGAAAGGCCAACCCAAGGTGCTTAACATCTCTCATTTCCCCAGTGCTATCTGTGAGCACAATGACATTTGTGCTCCCAACACTTCTTCCCTACCACAAACCTGGGAGGCTTCACACTCTCCTGTGAGAAGCAGGCCCTAACATGATAGTCCTATAAAGTCATGGGCATATTGTCAAATCTTCATCTTAAGTCAGGTGACCCCAACATACACTCAGAGAACTTCTATAAAGATGATCTAGGGTCTAGAATACCAACAAAagaattttctaaaaacaaatctCCTAGTGCATCTTGTAAACTCAAAATTAGGTTTCCAAGAACTCAATTACCTAAATTCTAGATTGTTGGATCTAAGAGAGTTGTGATTTATCTTACACGTCATCTCTAATTCATCCAAAAAAAACCTCTGAATCTCTTGAAGCCAAAAGCAGTTTTCTCCAACTCCCTCCATAGCTGTCCTTGTACAGTTCCTAGCTCCTGAGCTGTGCCCTTCTTACTCAAGCAACTACGACCCACTGCATACTGCTTACATCAAACTGTGACCTACTCACCAAAACCAAAGCCCCCTGGATTATCTATTGAAGGAACAAGTACCCATTGTCTCTAGCTATTTTACTAAACTTCTATCCCCGTGCTAAACTTTGGCTAAAGTACTTAGTGGTGGCTCAGTACCAATACACTAAAGCCAAACTATACGAGTTTCTGTATCAACTCTGCTATCGGTTGTGACTATTGGCAGGTTATTTCATCTTGTGCCTtagggtgtttgttttgttttgttttgtaaaatgaggGAAAGAATCATACTTTAAAATCTGTTTGGAGGTGAGGGTTTAGATCAGTACATAAACTCCTAGAGAGCAACAGGTCTTGTTATGGTCCCTTCATCTTCCCCCACATGGCAAAGGATCAGGAACAAAAAGGGTTCAGTCAGTTCTGCTACAGTGCTGGTTTTGAAATGCAAATTTGTCCAAACACAGCTGACACGTTAGGAAACTGAGCAGTGAGTTCTATACTTATAAGTGATTCAGCATTTTAGAGACTTGATAGCCACAGAAAACTTCACCCAGATGATCCTGGCTGAGCACGAAAACTCAGTATGTACTCTTCTTCAAACATCTGTCAGCTGTCTGAGCGTACCCCTGTAACTTTCAACACAAATCTGACAGGCTTTCTATGAAACTCAAGACTTTTCTTCAGATACAGTATAGTACGTGCATATTTTTAACCATATAATACCCAAGACAATTGCACTGcaggttttggtgtgtgtgtgtgtgtgtgtgtgtgtgtgtgtgtgtgtgtgtgtctgtgtgtgtgtctgtgtgtgtgtgcatgtggaggccagagattgacatCCTCAATCGTTCTCCATTTATTTATGGAAGCAGGGTCTCTTGCTAAACCTAGATATACTCTAGGCTAGCTAAATTGTTCCAGGGACCTCCTGTCTGTTTCCTAattgctgggatttcaggtggcCCACCACATCCACTTGGCTTTCATGTAAGTGCCATGGATCCAAACTCAGTCTtcacatttgtgtggcaagtactttatgCAATGAGCAATCTCCTTGACCATGTGTCACTGATATTTTGGGGTGCTGTGTCACTGATATTTTGGGATGCTAtatccttattttcatttttccaataATCCCACTGGTTTTCACTGTGACTTTTGCATACTGGTCATTTTAAGGATgcctttttatagaaaaaaaaaaaactgcattctTCTGGTTGATAGTGAATAACactttctcttctccatggatgcctaaCTGCTAAAGCTGTAATAACAAGTGTACCTGTCATCCTAGGCTTTGAGGCTAACAGATCTGCTCACAGCTGAAAGTCGTAAATGTTCATTCATAGCCTAGACATGTGTGCCAGACAATATGAAGCTGTCAAGTCAATGGTTAAGGAGAAGCAATGCTTGCTCTGCACTTCTACTCAGGTGAGGAAAGACAAATAGTTATTACAGTGGAGCAGATGCCATTATAGAATGACACAAGTTCTCTCCAGCTACAAAGACCTTCCAGAGGAAGTGTTCCTCTTCCCCAGATTTTTCCAAGGTTTTCCTTTCatgtctcctttcctttctctgaacaTGCTGAGTCTGTGAGCACGGAATACAGTAAAAGAAGAGTTAACGTGGCACAGGTGGAAGGGATAAGGGCCCTAAGGAATGCAGGCAGAACAGCTTATAAAAGGCCCCAAGAGGCACTGGTCACGGTGAAGAGACTGGCAGCACTCAGTGCTCAGAGTCACTCCTTAGTCAAATCCTCCACTGGTTTCGTCTTCACTCAACATTTAAGCTTCTGCCGGGGGTTAGACACTTGCAGGGACTCCGTCTACTCATCGTGCCTCCTCCATCAGAGGTGTTTCTTCATATTCTCAGTACTCTGGGATCTCTGGCATTTCCTCCTTCAGTTGCCTTACCTCTGAGGCAGTCCAGGAATAAGACTCAAGTGGAACCCCCTTCCGAATCCAGAAGAATGCAAGGATACCAAGaagaaatgtttctctttttttgctgCCATCTCTCGCTCCATTGCTCCCTACTCACTTCTCTCCTCCTGATGTTCAAGATTACATCAGCACCAAATGCAGAATAATGTAAGCACCCCTTGAGCCTACTAAATTTCTCCTGTCATTTCAGGCTCCCAGCTTCACCGTAGACCCTACTCTCCCTGTCTTTCTATACTGCCTCCTCCTTGCTTCCTAGTGTACTGGTACCCCAACTATTAATTCAAGTAAATACTTAAGATCACTGTGCCTAGCCCTATTATAGAATCAAAACCACAGAGGTTCAAGGACCCTCCCATAAATAATCAAAGTGAGATAACATGGTCCTCATCCCACACCAATTTTCTCCCTAAATACAGAGACcaaactgtccttgaactctgagaGAGAAGGCAGTCATAGCTTTATCTCTTCAGATGACCTCATATGGGAGGACTCTTTGACTGTAGCAGCCACCTCATCAGTCACCCACTTCCTTACCTTTCCTTTCTaactctgcctctgctctccttATAACACTCATGGATAACTAGGGGCAAAAGATTATCCCATGACCCAATTATGGTCATGACCATTATTACCAATCCAAACCGTCTCAAGCAAAGATTATGCTCCTGTAATATTCCGGGCCCTTTACCAGCCCATGGATGGGTTTATGGCACTGTAACATCCCTagactctcttctcctcttgtcCTTCCCCGACAGGAACAATAACCCAATGAGACTCAAACTTCATCCTTACAGAATGGCAGAAAGTTCCCAGTCCAACTCCACATTCCAACACCCAGCTTTCTTTACACTGACTGGCATCCCAGGGTTGGGAGATGGCCAGGCCTGGCTGACCCTAGTGTTTGGGCTCATGTATCTGCTAGCACTACTAGGTAATACAACACTTCTGACAGTGATCCGAATCGACTCTACATTGCACCAACCAATGTTTCTACTCCTGGCCACACTGGCAGCTACTGACCTGGGCTTAGCCACATCTATAGCCCCAGAGTTGCTGGCTGTGCTGTGGTTTGGGCCCCAACCTGTACAATATACTGCCTGCCTAATCCAAATGTTCTTTGTCCATGCACTGACTGCTATGGAATCTGGTGTGCTTTTGGCCATGGCCTGTGATCGTGCTGTAGCAGTGGGGCGTCCACTACACTACCCTATCTTGGTTACTAAAGCCCGTGTGGGCTATGCAGTCTTGGCACTGACACTGAAAGTCATGGCTGTTATAGTGCCTTTCCCTCTGCTGGTGGTATGATTTAAGCATTTTCATGCCAAGATCATACATCATGCCTATTGTGCACACATGGCAGTTGTAGAGCTGGTGGTGGGTAACACATGGGTCAATAACATGTATGGGCTAGCACTTTCACTGGCTGTATCTGGTGTAGATATTCTGGGCATTGCGGGATCTTATGGTCTCATTGCCCATGCTGTGCTTCGGCTACCGACCCAGGAGGCCCGAGTAAAGGCCTTTGGTACATGTAGTTCTCACATCTGTGTTATCCTAGCCTTCTATGTGCCTggtctcttctccttcctcacaCACCGCTTTGGTCGTCACACTGTCCCAAAGCCCGTGCATATCCTTCTCTCCATCATCTATTTGCTGCTGCCACCTGCCCTCAACCCCCTCATCTATGGGGTCCGCACCAAGCAGATCAGGGACCGATTCTTAGAAATGTTCAAATTCAGAAAAAAGCAGTTTAGATGGACCTTGAAGTAAACAGGGGTAAGGAACTCCCTTGGAGCAAAACCTGGAGTCTGGGAATGTAGGTTATATTGTCATTGTCCTTTGTGTGCACAGCACTGTGATGACTCAAAAGGTATTTGCCGTGAAGCCCTTAGTGTGTCTACCATTGGCACCTGTAAACTCTGGCCGAGCCAGCCATATCTATTACTTgaaaggaggcaaaagcaggggCTACATTACCATGCAGGGAAAATAAGGAGATGAAGAACTAGTTGAGATTTAGTCTACTGGAGAATTTCCCTCTCCTGCCTGACCCTATCAATTCAACCCAAGTCTCACTCTGCTTCTTAGATGTGTAGGTACTTGTCTAGAGTTACACCCCTGTCTGTACCTAGAGATACCAGATTCTCTTTTCAGACTGTTCTAAAGATGTTATACAAACTTACACTCCACATTGTAAGAATCTGAAAAATGTATCCTATAAAGCCAATTAAGCCAGCATATAGGACTTAAGATACTCCCAATCAAAGAATTTTTTTGGTCTTTCCAACAAAGACCCCCAAAGCAATAGCTACAACTTCTTTCTCTGAGGCTGGGACTTTGGGAGTCATAGGtccaactaaaataataaaataataataattaataattaatgccGACATTTAAAGGGTCATTATAATCACTTGTCAACCTGCCCTTTTGTGTACCCTCATCCAAGAATGTAAAATCCCCTTCAGCACTCCTCTCTGTCTTGCTCACTGACAGTAACAGCATGTGATACCAGTACAATATGATGAAATGAGAATACTTCATGCTGCTGCAGCTGCCCAAAAGAATATTACACTGGAAGCAGCATGGTGTACATGGAAGAATATTAAATGGAAGCAGCTAATGAAGGAA from Arvicanthis niloticus isolate mArvNil1 chromosome 1, mArvNil1.pat.X, whole genome shotgun sequence carries:
- the Or52w1 gene encoding LOW QUALITY PROTEIN: olfactory receptor 52W1 (The sequence of the model RefSeq protein was modified relative to this genomic sequence to represent the inferred CDS: substituted 1 base at 1 genomic stop codon), with protein sequence MVMTIITNPNRLKQRLCSCNIPGPLPAHGWVYGTVTSLDSLLLLSFPDRNNNPMRLKLHPYRMAESSQSNSTFQHPAFFTLTGIPGLGDGQAWLTLVFGLMYLLALLGNTTLLTVIRIDSTLHQPMFLLLATLAATDLGLATSIAPELLAVLWFGPQPVQYTACLIQMFFVHALTAMESGVLLAMACDRAVAVGRPLHYPILVTKARVGYAVLALTLKVMAVIVPFPLLVVXFKHFHAKIIHHAYCAHMAVVELVVGNTWVNNMYGLALSLAVSGVDILGIAGSYGLIAHAVLRLPTQEARVKAFGTCSSHICVILAFYVPGLFSFLTHRFGRHTVPKPVHILLSIIYLLLPPALNPLIYGVRTKQIRDRFLEMFKFRKKQFRWTLK